A genomic segment from Aegilops tauschii subsp. strangulata cultivar AL8/78 chromosome 1, Aet v6.0, whole genome shotgun sequence encodes:
- the LOC109774063 gene encoding protein RESISTANCE TO PHYTOPHTHORA 1, chloroplastic, which translates to MNPLLNNPLSGGCAFPSVAAALRLPAASLCTSAGRSRSRRRRPGLARAASDGSDGAVAGAVTEGEAGAGAGGQRGTSAEPAAERQQPVVNPKIEKELKKAVQKTAATFAPRASTKSKNPAVPGSTLYTIFEVQAYASMLAGGALSFNLVFPSSEPDIWRLMGMWSIWMFTIPSLRARDCSNKEKEALNYLFILVPLINVIIPFFVKSFAVVWSADTVAFFVMYAWKLGWLQKTE; encoded by the exons ATGAATCCCCTGCTAAACAATCCGCTCAGCGGCGGCTGCGCGTTCCCGTCGGTGGCAGCCGCGCTGCGGTTGCCGGCGGCCTCCCTCTGTACAAGCGCGGGCCGGAGCAGGAGCAGGAGGCGGCGGCCCGGTTTAGCGCGCGCAGCCTCTGATGGCTCTGACGGCGCTGTGGCCGGCGCAGTAACGGAAggggaggcaggcgcaggcgccgGCGGCCAGCGCGGTACCTCGGCCGAgccggcggcggagaggcagcagCCCGTCGTCAACCCGAAGATCGAGAAGGAGCTCAAGAAG GCAGTTCAGAAGACCGCGGCGACGTTTGCGCCGAGGGCGTCCACCAAAAGCAAGAACCCCGCCGTGCCCGGATCCACCCTGTACACCATCTTTGAGGTCCAGGCGTACGCCTCCATGCTTGCCGGCGGCGCCCTTTCCTTCAACCTCGTCTTTCCCTCCAGCGAACCGGACATTTGGAGGCTCATGGGGATGTGGTCCATCTGGATGTTCA CTATACCTTCTTTACGGGCCCGTGACTGCTCAAACAAGGAGAAAGAGGCTCTCAATTATTTGTTCATCCTGGTCCCTTTGATCAACGTGATCATCCCGTTCTTCGTGAAATCGTTTGCGGTTGTCTGGTCAGCAGATACAGTCGCCTTTTTCGTGATGTATGCGTGGAAG CTTGGATGGCTGCAAAAGACCGAGTGA
- the LOC109774061 gene encoding methyl-CpG-binding domain-containing protein 4 — translation MASPAPVPASPGSSSQKKRGATESIGLYAVQCCECHKWRTVSTKDEFETIRENFTEDPWFCSKRPECSCEDPPDIEYDSSRIWVIDKPNIPKPPPKTERLVIMRGDLSKMDIYYVLPNGKRARGIGDVQKFLDTNPEYKDRISAESFSFTVPKIVEETVSQSSLWKTKKAKKQDKINASSSKKDKANASSSEN, via the coding sequence AAAAAACGAGGTGCAACGGAATCAATTGGCCTGTATGCTGTCCAGTGTTGTGAATGTCATAAATGGCGTACAGTTTCAACGAAAGATGAATTTGAGACAATTCGTGAGAACTTCACTGAAGACCCATGGTTCTGCAGTAAAAGACCTGAGTGCTCGTGTGAAGACCCTCCAGACATTGAGTACGACAGCAGCCGCATCTGGGTCATCGACAAGCCCAACATACCAAAGCCTCCGCCCAAGACCGAGAGACTTGTGATCATGAGAGGTGATCTGTCTAAAATGGACATCTACTATGTCCTGCCAAACGGGAAGCGTGCAAGGGGCATCGGGGACGTGCAGAAGTTCCTCGACACAAACCCAGAGTACAAAGACCGCATATCAGCTGAAAGCTTCAGTTTTACGGTGCCCAAGATCGTTGAGGAGACCGTTTCGCAGAGCTCTTTGTGGAAGACTAAAAAGGCTAAAAAGCAGGACAAGATAAATGCTTCAAGCAGCAAGAAGGACAAGGCAAATGCTTCAAGCAGCGAGAACTAG